Genomic window (Arachis hypogaea cultivar Tifrunner chromosome 13, arahy.Tifrunner.gnm2.J5K5, whole genome shotgun sequence):
CCTCTAATTAGGTAGGTATTATACGTAGGCAAAAACAACTTTAAAGGAGAAAATACTTCATCCATATTACGGGTGTACACGACCCACTTCGGCTCGAAAATCCAATTCGAATCCGAATATTTTAGGagtaatttggtgtgattttattgGATTTAAAGTTAAATAAAAGTCTAAAAAATAGATTTAGTCATTATTTAGAGTAGGATCCGAATCAAGACAAATTTCGACTTAACCCAACCCGTGTGCATTTTATGggaactaaaaaatatatatatattttaaattaattttaatattatgttatattaagtATAAActtattgttttgtttttaatCACATCTGTTGAATTAGGAAATAGAttaaaaaagtattaaattagaatttatagacAAATTTAAGTTTAAGTATAGTTATCGACTTTTCTGTAAcaagtatttttttcttctttacaaATAGGTGCATCATAATTTTTTGACAATTTATCAAGATCCAGACTTCACTTGGTCGAGATCTGATTTTAGTATGGCTCGAAAGTAGTGTGATTTCACCGAATTTAAGATCgaataaaagtttcaaaaatatacCTAATTACTATTTAAGATCAGGTCCGGATCAAAGCGAATCCGATTTCACCCGACCTCATGTCCACTCCTAATCTATATAATTAGAACATTTGATTAAGTGTTGATtagaaaaaagatttaaattaagTGTGCATAATAAATATTAGACTAGTGTGCATAAAAATTAGACTAGATGAGAGTTCAAGAGTACCGGAACCGatatttaaataaaactttttttatgAGGAGGTATGATGCAtctattgaaaaatttttaagtgtattgatatattgatattttagTACTTTTTAATCATTGatctttataattaaaattaataattaaaaattattgaaacatCAGTGTATCGgtatacttaaaaatttttcgcATTTATAATAGTTGATGGTTTAGAACGTCATAATAGAGCAAAAAACACGTGAGCATTACGCTAGGACATTTTCAATAGCATCTTTCGGATATTATTTATACTAGGGGAAGATATTTCAAATTTAGATTACAAACTTCTTTTAGAGAGGCACCTTGTTGGGGCATCTCTGGCTATgcctttttgtttgtttgttcaaAATAACCTCTTAGTTTTGCTTTATCACATGCCATGCTAGGCACATGTTTACCTACAACATCGGgcactagaaaagaaaaaaagagaaaatattatgTAAGTCATGAAAAATCATGAGTATAAAGATGTAAACCAATAATGTATCATTCTTTATGCACTACCTATAAAAGCATTGTCTAGAAAAAGTATCAacctattatataaatataatttgctACAAATAGTATAGAATTAGGGTTTTCTTtccctattttatttatccaattatAGGAAGCTCATTTATTTGCAATCAACTATTAGCCAACACAAAATTTAGGCACAGTTTTTTTCAGGTAatatgagataaaaaaaaaaaaaacaaaacaaaattgagtgaatattaattgaaaaaaaatttatcattacATATTAGTGAAAACTCAACTATgcaatcaacttcacgtaaaattgatAACTAAAGAtctttagataaaaatttagtcaaatcaatcaaattatttaaggactctcaactatcaactttacataaaatTGATTGCACATGAATTTTTACCTTATTTACATATTACGTTACATCCCTTCAAAATTGTATTCCCATTTTCACAAAGAAAAATACTATAGTGGAAATCATTGACTAATGAAATTCGTAAGTTGCCTctcattaattagttattagtGTTAAAGagtaaagaattttttaaaacttttataaaacatattatatttttttataaatgatctcaatttttttgagtttaattttaatataccaacagtcataaaattatatttgttcttTTGGATAACTACTATTCATATAGTCAATGTAAAAAGGAGTTGTTTTTGCTGATGTGACCTTATATAATTGGATACACATGTAAAACTACTTTATACTACTAgtacatcaatttttttttcacttgccAATGTTATAAATATCGATCTCTACCCATCCaatatcttctatcatattaTTATTTCAATTACTTTTCCTACAAATTGTATAATAAATAATACACAATTATACACATCTTATGAAAGTAACTAATATACAACATAGTTAACATACATAATTACCATTAATAATCGGATAAATTACATAGAtaaattgattgaaaattaaaattacggAGATGTcctaaattaaatttgattacatGCATACCTAATTAGTCAAACAAGACATGCATGTAACCAAATTCAGTTTAGGACATATGcataattttgattttcaatcaatTTATCTATATGTAATTTAGCCTTAGCAGtgatatatatagttttaaagaTGTATAACTAGTAAAATCTAGTAGATCATGCAATAACATAATTCAACAGTGTAAATATGAAATGATTCTATACATACAGGAATCTCGCATAATAAATAGATGCTCTAAGAAGGAAGCTTCATGAGTTTGTAAAAGCCGACATTGTCACATTGGTTCTGTATCTAATCTATAACCTGAAGGCCATGATCAAAAGCTGaagcattcattcattcacaacAATGCAATAAAGGAAGAAGATGGTAATGCATGATGCTTGGCCATGCCTCCAAGTTCAGACAAACTCATCACACAATTGAAAGTGAAAGCATTATTATTTCccatagaataataataatacctaGCCAACTTGCTTTGCTCCCCTGCCTCTTTACTCTTTACTCCAAGAAAGAGAAATCCACATGGACATggacagagagagaaagagatagaAATCAGAGATAttaatgtataatatatataaatagtaaCAGCTACTATTGTCTCTGATATTGATATAGCATTGATCCAGAGTTTTCTATAAGTCAGAGAAAACACACATTTACATACTTCTGAGCTTAGCTGTTTGCTGTTCTCTATGGACCATCACTCCTTAAAACGCCCATAATTCTTTGTCCccatttcccttttcttttccgAACCCGCACTATCTATCTATCTCTCTtttcaaacacacacacacacacacacacacacactcagaagaagaagcaaatcaaatcaaacaccaaaaagaaaagaaaagaacagaaATAATCTATATAGAGAGAGAGACAAACTGACAAAGAGTGATATGAAGATCCAGTGTGATGTGTGTCACAAAGTGGAGGCCTCTTTCTTCTGTCCCTCTGATGAAGCAGCTCTATGCCATGGCTGTGATCGCACAATACACTGTGCCAACAAGGTTGCAACCAAACACACGCGCTTCTCTCTGCACCACCCTAACTCCAAAGACGCCCCTCTTTGTGATATCTGCCAAGTAATGCCTTCTTTCTATATTCAATTCATTATTCTAATCCTTAGTCACATGTAATTATATattaaacaacaaaagaaaaggtTTAAATAAAGTGTCACATCTAACTTAAAGAAATGTATTAATAAAAAAtctctttttctgtttttttggGGGGGTTTAATTTACAGGAGAGACGTGCATATATATTTTGCCAAGAAGATAGAGCGATACTATGCAGTGAATGTGACGTTTCTATCCATGGAGCCAATGAATACACTAAGAAGCATAACAGGTTTCTTCTGACAGGTGTAAAGCTtggtgctgcttcttcttcttcttcatcagagCCAACATCAATGTCCTCGAGTAGAGCCACAACAAGCTCTGAAGCAGCAAATAAccagaataataataattattatatgggTAGTGACACGGGTTCAGTTTCAACAAGCAGCATTTCTGAGTATTTGATTGAGACCATACCCGGTTACTGCATGGAAGACCTTCTCGATGCTTCATTTCCGCCAAATGGTTTCTGTAAGGTTTGCTATATGCTGGTGCACCATAGCTTGTAATAAGATTTCAGAAATTCTTTTAGCTAACTTCAAGTTTCAACACAAATTATTATCacttattattatttagtttgaTATTGAAGCTCTAAATTATGATATGTACAAATGATAATAAGAGACAAAGCTGTTGTCTAAACTAAATATATGCTTGGCTTAGAGCTTTCGAAAACTTAAGTTAAAAACCTTTACTGATGAGATTGTGTTGTGTGTTTTTCACAGGAGTATGAGCAGCAATCATTGTTTCAGGACCGAAATAATGTTCATCACTATGTCAGCATGTGTTCGTTTCCATTGGAAGCATGGTCTCCATCATCAACCCCAACTTAGATCTCCTTAGTTTGTGTAACAATTCTAGTAATCTTCCTCAGATGGATGATTATTGTTCGGTAGAAATTGTGGAAATAATGCCAAAAGCAAATACATCCCAAGGATACTCGAATAATTCGAGAAAAGATGGCTTACTCATAATGCAAATGTAAATGCTCCCGTTGATCACAATTCTGTTTGATTTGTTGGGGAATGTTCTCCTGTCTTGTTCTCTTCATTTCTCTTTTCATCAGCATGACTTACCCCACTTGGCCACTTGTTATAATAATCTCCGCTCCCTAATAAGATACGTCATTCAGCTAATAACTTTAAACTAGTAAGTATTAAAGCATTTTATGACCAAAAAGGGAAGCATGCAATCAGTATTTCCGTGTACTTTTTTGTCTTTTGGTATTTTGAGCCCGGCACATGATATACGTCAACTAATTATTAAGTAGACTTAGATTTTAGTATTtcactttaatttttctttctcactttaaAGAACTTAATTGTGGTTTATACTTTATAGTATCTTGTTTTCTCTTAAAATTCAGTTCGCAACTTCATTTATTCTTCCGTGACcaccttttctttttcccttggtcGAATTCTTGTGTGAATACTTGAAACCAACTACGATTGAAACCCCATTTTTTTCAGCACGAAACGAACTCTGCTGTTTTCAACACTTCTGAAATCCTAGAAATCTgtattgcttttcttttcttttctcggGGTTCCAGAATCTGTATTGTTAGGAATCTCACCTACTGGCAATGCCAATTTGGCATTAGTATGCCACCGACACTAGTTTGTTTGACGCACCCAAGTAGATCATGGAACTTCAACCCCTTTTACATTTTTCTTTCGAAAAAAAGGACCACAATATTCAATGTTGAAAAAGGAGATATCAATTACTTATACGCAAGGTAGATAGATCAGAGATCTAAGGTTGCTTTTTGTCTACTTATTCCGCTTAATTTTACTTAGGTTTTATTCCTTTATACTTTCAAACCTCCCCAAAATCGGTTTTTTCTTAATTATCAAAAGTTAAGCACAAGAACCAGTATTGATTTTTTGAAATAGCCAAAGAACCTGTATCCCATAGCATTTTCTTCAATTACTAATAAACTGGGAGTTGGAACTCGAGCAGCACCTGCAAAACAGTACCAGATGCTTCCGAGAAAAGATTTTAGATACGAGAGCATCTgagcttattattttttatcatcacttaattattaacttaatttttttagtctaatttcTTTAATCTAATAATccaacaatatattttattttatacttttaaatattaataactaattaataaccaaaaataataaattttgataacccTCTAGTATTCCTCATTAGATACCTCAAGATAAGCTTGGACAATGAGATAACAATGCCTACATCTTCATACCTTGTGCACGAGTAGAAAATTATATACCCAAACATTTGAATGTAAAATATCAAAAGCAAAGGGAGAGAGGTAAAACCTCACTTGTCTAATTTGATTTAGGCATCCATGATATACAACAAAAATCAGCAACGCACATTGTGCTCAAGTACTTGAGCATTGCTGTTTACAGTTTACAGACACCCTTTCCTTTTTCCATTTTACATTTCCCCACCCCCTTCATTTCACCTTATTATACAGCTTAAAGGGGTATAGTAAAAGAAAGATAATATACCTTTAAAACAGATTTACATACAAGCAAACTAAGAAAAGAATTCCACCTGTAAAAGGGGATATAATAATTCAATAGGATAAAATCCTGCAGAAAATTGGACAGGCAAAAGTAAGTTATGATTTCGTACTTGTAGGTTATAACATTTGAATGCGGCTCAGAAAGGTATGATAAAAGAATTGCACAAGACCTCTGTTAGAACGGTCAGGATGTAAAAGCAAAAAGCCTGTCTTCAATATTAGTGCGGCATATCGGACACTCGGAACAAGCTAGTGAACACGATTTACACACTGAAATGCAATCAGGCTGTTAATTCAGAGTAACAAATTTAAACCCAAAATGAAAACACCCTAAAGTTTGATATCGGAAAAAACACATACTAGTGAGGAAAATACTTACAACAAAAATGACGGCATGGAAGAAGAATTGCAGCTGttgaagattcaaaacatacTTTGCATGTATGGGAATTGGCATCTCCGTTGCTAAGGTGTTTGAGTTCTTTTTCCTTCATCTCTTGCATGCGTGACTGAAATCATAGATCACAATAAAATCTTTCTTAGATAATCCTATTCAGTCCAAAATAGTAATAATAGTAAGAGTTCAAATTTTCCCAAGATAAGAAGGCACAAAACAATGCAGAGTTTTACCCTTAGATGAGCGACCGAGGGTTCTtcattaggaatttcattttctggTTTTGAAAAATCCCCATTCTGCTCCATGAGGACAATATTAGTTTCATTGCCATTATTCATAACATCATTCGTATGTGATTCCCCAGCACTATTTTTTTCATCAATGTTTGTTTCTGAGACACAACCGCCTTCTTTTTTTAGCTTAGCAACAAGCACCCACATATTTGCTAAATCATTCTCTAAGGCAGCTTCTCTGTTCTTGGCCTCTTCGACCCTTTTCCTGTACTCATCTTCCACAAATTCCTTTTCAGCTAATGCGGCCTCAAGAACTGCCTCTCTTTGTTTCCTAGCCTGCAGTTCCATCTTCAGATCCTCAAAATCAAGACTCCATGATCCAAACTCGTCCAGACTAGCTCTGCTGGATGTTCTTCCCTTCCTTCCAGACCTTACATCATTGTGCTTGCGATTAACACCATTAGCAGTTGGCACAAAAGCACTTCGAGTGTTGGCCAACTCTCGAGCAGCCATCAATTCTTTTTCCAACTTAGCATTCTGCAATGAAAGTTTTGTCACTTCCCCTGCCAAAGTCTTCAGTTCCACAGCAGCTGCAGAGGCCAGTTCTTTGGCATAACAAGCCTCTTCTGAGAGTTTTTGGTTCTGCACGTGCAACCCACTATTCTCTTCTGACAGATGCACTTGCTCCAGCTTCAAGTTTTCATTCTCAATCTcctgaaaagagaagaaaaatgtcaATTAGGTAAACCaatcaaattaaacaataaaaaggACTTGACAGGATATGCAAACTTCGTTTACGCAGAGAATCTGGAAAGTGACCATACATATTAATCCTAACATGCAACTTCGTCAATAACAATAGACAAAATCCTTTCAAGCAATGAACTCTCAGTTAcctgtgattttatttttcttttcaactcGTCAATGTTTTCTTCCAAGGGATGTTGATCGTTAAACCCCAATGTAGTGCCACTACTAAATGTTGCAAGTTGCTCCTCTAGGAACTTGACCTTTTCTTGCAATTCACTAATTTCAGAACACTATCAACAAATACAACATGCCAAAGAAGGGTGTCAACACAGCTCAGTAATAGTGGGAGTTTTTGTAGCATTTTCCAATTTTAACACAGAGAAGGAAACACTCAAAATATAACCACGTACCTTGTCATTTAATTGTTCTTGAAGGACACGGTTGTCCGCAGATTTTATCTGTAGATATATTAAGAAAATAGATTATGTACCACAATTAATAAATTCATATACTGCACATTGAGAATATAAATTGTGAAATACAATGGCAGGATATGACAataaaacaaaaagtcaaatctGTGAGTAAATTGGTGGCTCAAGATGAAAAATCAACATTGTTCTTATATTGCTGAAATAGTACTTACTTCCAGCTCAAACTCCTTTTCATTACATTGAGTCATTAATCTTGTGATTGTCTGCTGGAACCAAGAACGAGAAAAGAAAAACAGGTATAAATGACCCTATCACTGAATACACGTAGTATAAAAACTTCTAAATGAAAACAGATATAAGAGAATATATCAAGATGGCACCTGCTGCATTTCAACCAGCGATGAGCTAGCGACAGAAGATTCACCACTCTCTATTATTCTTTGTTCTAAAAGTTTCatttgcttctttttttcttgGATATCTTGTTCCAAATTCTCAATCTGTAGCGggaaacaaaaatcaaaattagCAACAAACTGTATGTGTCATCGTATGGAAAATACATGCATAAGAAGTGCTTGGCATCACTGTAAAATGTGTATGACATCTAAGAAATTATTTAATATACCATCACCCTAGTTTTATACCATTATCCAATCCAATATATGcttctatacataaaaattttaagttgagtGTGGTTAGTCAAATATTATGATGTTATATGATTAAACATGAGAtaatattttcatatatattttcACTATAATTCTTTTATACGAATATAATTTTAATCAGCGATAATGTACAAGCATCCCC
Coding sequences:
- the LOC112736926 gene encoding B-box zinc finger protein 20 isoform X2, whose product is MKIQCDVCHKVEASFFCPSDEAALCHGCDRTIHCANKVATKHTRFSLHHPNSKDAPLCDICQERRAYIFCQEDRAILCSECDVSIHGANEYTKKHNRFLLTGVKLGAASSSSSSEPTSMSSSRATTSSEAANNQNNNNYYMGSDTGSVSTSSISEYLIETIPGYCMEDLLDASFPPNGF
- the LOC112736926 gene encoding B-box zinc finger protein 20 isoform X1 gives rise to the protein MKIQCDVCHKVEASFFCPSDEAALCHGCDRTIHCANKVATKHTRFSLHHPNSKDAPLCDICQERRAYIFCQEDRAILCSECDVSIHGANEYTKKHNRFLLTGVKLGAASSSSSSEPTSMSSSRATTSSEAANNQNNNNYYMGSDTGSVSTSSISEYLIETIPGYCMEDLLDASFPPNGFCKEYEQQSLFQDRNNVHHYVSMCSFPLEAWSPSSTPT